A window of the Cloacibacillus sp. An23 genome harbors these coding sequences:
- a CDS encoding PstS family phosphate ABC transporter substrate-binding protein, with the protein MKKVLSALVATLVLGAASAAMAAPIVMDGSTTVLPFGQAAVEQYMKEHQGVQFSVSGTGTGNGFKSLADGAAQIANASRFIKDSEVQNCISKKVYPVPFAVALDCIVPIVHKDNKVADLTKAQLKDIFSGKITNWKEVGGADAPIVVVGRDTSSGTYGTWQEMIMDAGEKTRVTAKAQVTASSGAMLATVSKNPNAIGYEGMGYVNNTVKGLKVEGVAASAATARNGQYPLSRFLYMFTNGWPQGEVLNFLMYMQSDAGQKIVNSTGYVSLREVK; encoded by the coding sequence ATGAAGAAAGTACTTAGCGCATTAGTTGCAACATTGGTTCTCGGAGCGGCCTCGGCGGCGATGGCGGCTCCTATCGTAATGGACGGTTCAACGACGGTCCTTCCCTTCGGGCAGGCTGCCGTCGAGCAGTATATGAAAGAGCATCAGGGCGTGCAGTTCTCGGTCTCCGGCACCGGCACCGGCAACGGCTTCAAGTCCCTCGCCGACGGCGCGGCGCAGATAGCCAACGCTTCGCGCTTCATCAAGGATTCTGAAGTCCAGAACTGCATCAGCAAGAAGGTCTACCCCGTTCCCTTCGCGGTCGCGCTTGACTGCATCGTTCCCATCGTCCACAAGGACAACAAGGTCGCCGACCTCACGAAGGCCCAGCTGAAGGACATCTTCTCCGGCAAAATCACCAACTGGAAGGAAGTCGGCGGAGCCGACGCCCCGATAGTGGTAGTCGGACGCGACACCAGCTCCGGCACCTACGGCACGTGGCAGGAAATGATCATGGACGCCGGCGAGAAGACCCGCGTGACGGCGAAGGCCCAGGTCACGGCTTCCAGCGGCGCTATGCTCGCCACCGTCAGCAAGAACCCGAACGCCATCGGCTACGAAGGCATGGGCTACGTCAACAACACCGTCAAGGGGCTTAAGGTCGAAGGCGTCGCCGCGAGCGCCGCGACCGCGCGCAACGGGCAGTATCCGCTTTCCCGCTTCCTCTACATGTTCACCAACGGCTGGCCGCAGGGCGAAGTCCTGAACTTCCTTATGTATATGCAGAGCGACGCCGGACAGAAGATAGTCAACAGCACCGGTTACGTCTCGCTCCGCGAAGTAAAGTAG
- a CDS encoding MFS transporter, protein MADGKLYSKDVLLILTASFFYFSCPMLVTPIITGFSGSLGASAALMGLIGGMMNLCSLFCRPFAGNLADVVSKSRLSIAGTWMMAAACLGYMLALGPRAVAAFRVIHGIGFACCSVCMATWMSNLLPRDKIGSGMGLYGAMNALAMALAPALGIFTYRLFGYRAAFGVAMLSALVSSFVIMLIKKGGEPSKKERAAESRRSRGFSFIYPRVVPAALIIMLFAIPYCATQSFIVGYTEARGLHVSVGLFFPFYAAVLLVLRLCLKSLFDKLPFRVFQTGASLCTLAAIICLSLMQSDALLLLAAAFMAGSYGIMSSVCQSAAMLAAGPEHRGLANSTYYIGFDLGMMLGPVCGGLLFGHAPLSLFYPALALAVPLAAAVYMVSARRGMF, encoded by the coding sequence ATGGCCGACGGCAAGCTTTATTCTAAGGATGTTCTTCTGATTTTGACGGCGAGCTTTTTTTATTTTTCGTGCCCGATGCTGGTAACACCTATAATTACCGGGTTTTCCGGCTCGCTGGGCGCTTCGGCGGCTCTGATGGGGCTTATCGGCGGCATGATGAATCTCTGCTCGCTCTTCTGCCGCCCGTTCGCCGGCAATCTCGCGGACGTCGTGAGCAAAAGCCGCCTCTCGATAGCGGGGACGTGGATGATGGCGGCGGCCTGTCTCGGCTATATGCTCGCGCTCGGGCCGCGCGCGGTCGCGGCTTTCCGCGTGATACACGGCATTGGCTTCGCCTGCTGCTCCGTCTGCATGGCGACGTGGATGTCGAATCTGCTTCCGCGCGACAAGATCGGCTCCGGCATGGGGCTCTACGGCGCGATGAACGCGCTCGCAATGGCGCTGGCTCCGGCGCTCGGGATCTTCACCTACAGGCTTTTCGGCTACCGCGCCGCGTTTGGCGTGGCAATGCTTTCCGCACTCGTCAGCTCTTTCGTCATAATGCTCATCAAGAAGGGCGGCGAGCCGTCGAAGAAGGAACGCGCGGCAGAAAGCAGGAGGAGCCGCGGCTTCAGCTTCATCTATCCGAGAGTCGTGCCGGCGGCGCTTATCATTATGCTTTTCGCGATACCGTACTGCGCCACGCAGTCCTTCATAGTCGGCTATACGGAGGCGCGCGGCCTCCACGTCTCGGTCGGCCTGTTTTTTCCGTTCTACGCGGCGGTGCTGCTCGTGCTGCGCCTCTGCCTCAAGAGCCTGTTCGACAAGCTTCCGTTCAGGGTGTTCCAGACCGGGGCCTCGCTCTGCACGCTCGCGGCTATCATCTGTCTTTCTCTGATGCAAAGCGACGCGCTGCTTCTTCTCGCCGCGGCCTTCATGGCGGGAAGCTACGGCATAATGAGCTCCGTCTGCCAGTCCGCCGCGATGCTCGCCGCGGGGCCGGAACACCGCGGGCTCGCAAACAGCACCTATTACATCGGCTTCGACCTCGGCATGATGCTCGGCCCGGTCTGCGGCGGTCTGCTTTTCGGACACGCGCCGCTCTCTCTTTTCTATCCGGCGCTCGCGCTCGCCGTGCCGCTCGCGGCGGCGGTCTACATGGTTTCGGCGCGCAGAGGCATGTTTTAG
- a CDS encoding CvpA family protein: MSVAGFSYWDIFFAVLGLYFVVRGLFRGFVGEVVSLAGFIAAFYFSFHYSKGFGGFIESAAGVNPYVAQAVAGVVIWLSVSMLASVVRMVLKSVIRAVSLGGLDKLLGLFSGVLKTVVVIFAIMTAGILLAPVANPTWMSDSDVLRYAGRSWPQFRSMLIGLGLLPDDTALPDGTLEEILRPYRSGGEWPEGYNYDYDYNHGGGQAPGEASPNYEEGLPTEFGTSGA; encoded by the coding sequence TTGAGCGTCGCCGGATTCAGCTACTGGGATATATTCTTCGCCGTCCTCGGACTCTACTTCGTAGTCCGGGGACTTTTCCGAGGCTTTGTCGGCGAGGTCGTCTCGCTCGCGGGCTTCATCGCGGCCTTTTATTTTTCATTTCATTACTCCAAGGGATTCGGCGGCTTCATAGAGTCCGCCGCCGGCGTTAATCCTTACGTCGCGCAGGCGGTCGCCGGCGTTGTGATATGGCTCTCGGTCTCTATGCTCGCCTCGGTCGTCCGCATGGTCTTAAAAAGCGTCATACGCGCCGTCAGCCTCGGCGGCCTCGACAAGCTGCTCGGGCTTTTTTCGGGCGTGCTCAAGACCGTCGTCGTCATATTCGCGATAATGACGGCCGGCATACTGCTCGCCCCGGTCGCGAATCCGACGTGGATGTCGGACAGCGACGTGCTGCGCTACGCGGGACGGAGCTGGCCCCAGTTCCGCTCCATGCTCATCGGCCTCGGCCTTCTGCCGGACGACACGGCGCTGCCCGACGGCACTCTGGAAGAGATACTTCGTCCGTACCGGAGCGGCGGCGAATGGCCCGAGGGGTACAACTACGATTACGACTACAATCACGGCGGCGGCCAGGCGCCGGGGGAGGCTTCGCCGAATTACGAGGAGGGGCTTCCGACGGAGTTCGGAACGAGCGGCGCGTAA
- a CDS encoding Smr/MutS family protein: MYIEQAAYNSLEISKITALVARRCRSEIGALVAENTAPASDMGELSKRRELFGDVESYRGRKGDLPWADGLVSVAFMLEFAEENGLLSGEELVKIRLMLTLAGRMREELSENREEYPSFSILLRNMRDFAEETEMLSVIDDEGHLYDYASEKLAAVRREMRGLKETLRRRGHALLNDPSIASMLQERVLTLRNGRHAFLVRQDAISQFPGAVIERSGSGSSVYMEPHSLMSLNNEYSRLYGEEMLEETRIFREFTARLIKRKKGILDTENVLGTIDLFYALSEMTRLYKWRMPELSKRTEFSFVRARHPLLGDRSVPIDIRCGGKFRILVITGPNTGGKTVALKTAGVCVYFGWLGFPVPAGEGSVLGDIGELFADIGDEQSIEQSLSTFSAHITHVTGILDRVTQRSLVMMDELGAGTDPEEGAALGIALLDWLRERGALVLATTHHNPIKRYALAADGVETASVEFDAATLSPTYRILIGIPGRSNALLIAGKLGMKKEIIRRAEEAINGREVSMEDLIGELHEKRAALEREAREVERSRQKLAALEKDYESKIKAIEEKRDALIAKADKKALSIVRNAEDSARALIKNMANAEAEAQARRELEKKRSHFQKIEKSAIKREEKKETAESVVATGQELKAGDTVQLIGTSKSATVIEVSGKKARVRAGIAEVEVPLTKLKVITRKAAPPQPTVQIKVSRPVGVPSSIMVRGMTIDEAMPMVEQYLDQAYCAGYDAVTVIHGRGQGILRREVQELCKRLPYVAEHNLGGPGEGGYGVTVVKFRR, from the coding sequence ATGTATATAGAACAAGCAGCCTACAACAGCCTTGAAATATCTAAGATAACGGCTCTGGTGGCGCGCCGCTGCCGCAGCGAAATCGGCGCGCTCGTCGCGGAGAACACAGCGCCCGCCTCGGATATGGGCGAGCTCTCCAAGCGCCGCGAGCTTTTCGGCGACGTGGAGAGTTACCGCGGACGCAAGGGCGACCTTCCGTGGGCCGACGGCCTCGTCTCGGTCGCCTTCATGCTCGAATTCGCCGAGGAGAACGGCCTTTTGTCAGGCGAGGAGCTCGTCAAGATAAGGCTCATGCTCACGCTCGCGGGGCGTATGCGCGAGGAACTTTCCGAAAACCGTGAGGAATACCCGTCGTTTTCGATACTTCTGCGAAACATGCGCGACTTCGCCGAAGAGACGGAGATGCTCTCCGTCATAGACGACGAGGGGCACCTATACGACTACGCCTCGGAGAAGCTGGCCGCAGTGCGCCGTGAAATGCGCGGGCTGAAGGAGACTCTGCGCCGCCGCGGGCACGCGCTGCTCAACGACCCGTCGATAGCCTCGATGCTCCAGGAGCGTGTGCTCACGCTGCGCAACGGACGGCACGCATTCCTCGTGCGCCAGGACGCCATATCGCAGTTTCCCGGCGCCGTCATCGAACGCTCCGGCTCGGGCAGCAGCGTCTACATGGAGCCGCACAGCCTCATGAGCCTCAACAACGAATACAGCCGCCTCTACGGCGAAGAGATGCTCGAAGAGACGCGCATATTCCGTGAATTCACGGCGCGCCTCATAAAACGCAAAAAAGGCATACTCGACACCGAGAACGTCCTCGGGACGATAGACCTCTTCTACGCCCTCTCAGAAATGACGCGCCTTTACAAATGGCGTATGCCGGAGCTGTCGAAGCGCACGGAGTTCTCCTTCGTCCGCGCGCGCCACCCTCTGCTCGGCGACAGGTCCGTGCCTATAGACATCAGGTGCGGCGGCAAATTCCGCATACTCGTCATAACGGGGCCGAACACGGGCGGCAAGACCGTCGCGCTCAAAACCGCGGGCGTATGCGTCTACTTCGGCTGGCTCGGCTTCCCCGTGCCCGCAGGCGAAGGCTCCGTGCTCGGCGACATAGGCGAGCTGTTCGCGGACATCGGCGACGAGCAGAGCATAGAGCAGAGTCTTTCGACCTTCAGCGCGCACATCACCCACGTCACCGGCATACTCGACAGGGTTACGCAGCGCTCGCTCGTCATGATGGACGAGCTAGGCGCGGGCACCGACCCCGAGGAAGGCGCGGCGCTCGGCATCGCGCTGCTCGACTGGCTGCGCGAACGCGGCGCGCTCGTGCTCGCGACTACTCACCACAACCCGATAAAACGCTACGCCCTCGCCGCCGACGGCGTCGAGACGGCGAGCGTCGAATTCGACGCGGCGACGCTCTCGCCGACCTACAGGATACTGATAGGAATCCCGGGGCGCAGCAACGCGCTGCTCATAGCCGGAAAGCTCGGCATGAAGAAAGAAATAATCCGCCGCGCCGAAGAGGCGATAAACGGGCGCGAAGTCTCGATGGAAGACCTCATAGGCGAACTGCACGAAAAACGCGCGGCGCTCGAGCGCGAGGCGCGCGAGGTAGAGCGTTCGCGCCAGAAGCTCGCGGCGCTCGAAAAGGACTACGAATCGAAGATAAAGGCGATAGAGGAAAAGCGCGACGCGCTCATAGCCAAGGCCGACAAAAAAGCGCTCTCGATAGTACGCAACGCCGAGGACTCGGCGCGCGCCCTCATCAAGAACATGGCGAACGCCGAGGCGGAAGCGCAGGCGCGCCGCGAGCTTGAGAAAAAGCGCAGCCACTTCCAGAAAATAGAAAAATCCGCGATAAAGCGCGAAGAAAAGAAAGAAACGGCGGAATCCGTCGTCGCGACGGGGCAGGAGCTAAAGGCCGGCGACACTGTGCAGCTCATCGGCACGAGCAAGAGCGCGACCGTCATCGAAGTCTCCGGCAAAAAAGCGCGCGTCCGCGCCGGTATAGCCGAGGTCGAAGTGCCTCTGACGAAGCTCAAGGTCATAACGCGCAAAGCCGCGCCGCCGCAGCCGACGGTGCAGATAAAGGTCAGCCGCCCCGTCGGCGTGCCGTCTTCGATTATGGTGCGCGGCATGACGATAGACGAGGCTATGCCGATGGTCGAGCAGTACCTAGACCAGGCCTACTGCGCCGGATACGACGCGGTGACCGTCATCCACGGACGCGGGCAGGGCATACTGCGCCGCGAAGTGCAGGAACTCTGCAAACGCCTCCCCTACGTCGCCGAACACAACCTCGGCGGCCCCGGCGAAGGCGGCTACGGCGTCACGGTGGTGAAGTTCCGCCGCTGA
- a CDS encoding glycosyltransferase produces the protein MALTIYDPDGTYARHAGVVIASVLQNTSAHVFFHVLHDETLTECNKIKLEETCAANSPSARADIRFIDISNHFNRCLTPDIDDACLRFTRGSLYRLCMHEMLTDIRKVLYLDCDVVVTLDISELWHEFAEDDEHSVCGVCWEKVHSLPDITIPKSDIKTDSRGLNYERYINSGVLVVNLDNMRSKYGKDLTMAKNAIAYIKRYSPKTPDQDFINAEFIGDILYVDRKYNFAPDRVYDDLFSLRRIWHFYLKGKPWQMVTVSNADMLYWHYLLFTPWKEEIVESFYKAAVNDRYYHRHSCDCIRRLWRQFTDNIRNIKKITK, from the coding sequence TTGGCTCTCACTATTTACGATCCAGACGGGACTTACGCGCGTCACGCAGGCGTTGTTATCGCCTCTGTCCTTCAGAACACGAGCGCGCATGTGTTTTTTCATGTGCTGCACGACGAAACGCTGACGGAATGTAATAAAATAAAATTGGAGGAAACATGCGCCGCCAATTCGCCTTCTGCGCGTGCTGATATCCGTTTTATCGATATATCCAACCACTTCAATAGGTGTCTGACTCCTGATATAGACGATGCTTGTTTAAGATTTACCCGCGGCTCTCTATACCGTTTATGTATGCACGAGATGTTGACGGATATAAGAAAAGTTCTATATCTAGACTGTGATGTAGTTGTAACTTTGGATATCTCTGAACTTTGGCACGAATTCGCGGAAGACGATGAACACAGCGTGTGCGGGGTTTGCTGGGAAAAAGTTCATTCACTCCCTGACATAACGATCCCTAAAAGTGATATAAAAACGGACTCACGTGGACTGAACTACGAACGCTATATCAATTCAGGTGTCTTAGTCGTAAATCTTGATAACATGCGCTCAAAATACGGAAAAGATTTAACAATGGCAAAAAACGCCATAGCATACATTAAGCGCTATAGTCCAAAGACTCCGGATCAGGATTTCATAAACGCGGAATTTATAGGGGATATTTTGTATGTGGATAGAAAATATAATTTCGCGCCTGACAGGGTATACGATGATTTATTTTCACTCAGGCGAATCTGGCATTTTTACCTCAAAGGCAAACCGTGGCAAATGGTGACGGTCAGCAACGCCGATATGCTGTATTGGCATTATCTTCTGTTCACTCCGTGGAAAGAGGAGATCGTTGAATCTTTTTATAAAGCTGCGGTCAATGACAGATACTACCACAGACATTCCTGCGACTGCATACGCAGACTTTGGCGACAGTTCACGGACAACATCAGAAATATCAAAAAGATTACCAAATAA
- the pstC gene encoding phosphate ABC transporter permease subunit PstC produces MNSSANKTASIASQGFGGRGDRIMSRVVFCVAVTGIVVLIFILGFLVANGLPVLESTSLGEMFFSKDWYPTEEPPALGMAALIAGTLAATVLSSVMAIPVSIALAIFSAEIAPRKVRQFFKVLFEMLGFLPSIVLGFIGMMIIAPWMQVAIGIPSGLNLLNSSILLGFLIIPSVASLSDEALAAVPGELRDASYALGATRLETIFKVVFPSALPGIIAATLLGVMRALGETMVVLMAAGGAAILPTMFTDPIRPLTSTIAAEMGETPVGSTHYHALFFAGLILLIMTLAINLASLYIEKRGEKR; encoded by the coding sequence ATGAACAGCAGCGCAAACAAAACGGCGTCCATAGCCTCGCAGGGGTTCGGGGGCAGAGGAGACAGGATAATGTCGCGCGTAGTCTTCTGCGTGGCGGTGACTGGAATCGTCGTCCTGATCTTCATCCTCGGGTTCCTGGTGGCGAACGGGCTGCCCGTCCTTGAATCTACGTCGCTGGGGGAGATGTTCTTCTCGAAGGACTGGTACCCGACGGAAGAACCCCCGGCGCTGGGAATGGCGGCCCTGATAGCGGGAACGCTCGCGGCCACCGTCCTCTCGAGCGTGATGGCGATCCCGGTCTCCATCGCGCTCGCGATTTTCTCCGCGGAGATAGCGCCGCGCAAGGTTCGCCAGTTTTTCAAAGTTCTCTTTGAAATGCTCGGCTTCCTGCCGTCGATAGTCCTCGGATTTATCGGCATGATGATAATAGCTCCTTGGATGCAGGTGGCTATAGGCATCCCGAGCGGGCTGAATCTGCTCAACTCTTCGATTTTGCTGGGGTTCCTTATAATTCCTTCGGTAGCCTCGCTTTCTGACGAGGCGCTCGCCGCGGTGCCGGGCGAGCTGCGCGACGCCTCTTACGCGCTCGGCGCGACGAGGCTCGAGACGATTTTCAAGGTCGTTTTCCCGAGCGCGCTCCCGGGAATAATCGCCGCGACTCTGCTCGGCGTGATGAGGGCTCTCGGCGAGACGATGGTCGTCCTTATGGCGGCGGGCGGCGCGGCTATACTGCCCACTATGTTCACCGACCCGATACGCCCGCTCACTTCGACGATAGCGGCGGAGATGGGCGAGACGCCGGTGGGAAGCACGCATTATCACGCGCTTTTTTTCGCCGGACTGATACTTCTGATAATGACTTTGGCTATAAACCTAGCTTCGTTATATATAGAAAAAAGAGGTGAAAAGAGATGA